In Aspergillus fumigatus Af293 chromosome 2, whole genome shotgun sequence, a genomic segment contains:
- a CDS encoding orotate phosphoribosyltransferase produces MSASVPAPAANQDYKASLLPLLISNNVLSFGTYTLKSGRESPYFFTSSLLHTAPLLRATSAAYASVLSAEPFVKTATDGTLSPNFDIIFGPAYKGIPIAAAVTNELAVRDSIAGTHTWDNVSYSFNRKEAKGHGEGGNIVGAPLKGKRVVIVDDVITAGTALREAVGIIQKEGGIVAGVVVLLDREERVSEAEPKSAVGVAQRDLGESIPIRAVIGLHDLIEKLGDKIGESEIQRLKDYRARYGAE; encoded by the exons ATGTCTGCTTCCGTTCCTGCTCCGGCCGCTAATCAGGATTACAAGGCGTCACTACTCCCACTACTGATCTCTAACAACGTCCTTTCTTTCGGCACATATACTCTCAAGTCCGGTCGTGAATCTCCCTACTTCTTCACTTCGTCTCTGCTTCACACTGCACCACTCCTCCGGGCCACATCTGCCGCCTACGCCAGCGTTCTGTCCGCCGAGCCTTTTGTAAAGACTGCCACCGATGGCACACTCAGCCCCAACTTTGATATCATTTTCGG TCCTGCTTACAAGGGCATCCCCATCGCCGCGGCCGTGACCAACGAACTGGCCGTGCGTGACTCGATCGCCGGAACCCACACCTGGGACAATGTCAGCTATTCATTCAATCGCAAGGAGGCCAAGGGCCATGGTGAGGGTGGAAATATCGTCGGTGCCCCATTGAAAGGTAAGCGggtcgtcatcgtcgacgacgtGATTACGGCGGGAACGGCTTTGCGCGAGGCTGTAGGCATCATCCAGAAGGAAGGCGGTATTGTCGCTGGTGTCGTTGTCCTGCTCGATCGTGAGGAGAGGGTCAGCGAGGCGGAGCCCAAGAGCGCTGTCGGTGTTGCGCAGAGGGATCTTGGAGAGAGCATCCCCATTCGGGCTGTCATCGGTCTCCATGATTTGATTGAGAAGCTGGGTGATAAGATCGGCGAGAGCGAGATCCAGCGGTTGAAGGACTACAGGGCTCGCTATGGCGCTGAATAA